GCTGTGCCTGAAAAAGTCCCAACTCTGAAACGCCTTCGAAACCTTTCAGACTTTCACGCACAGATGTCTCCCCAGTACTGGAGTTGGCTACACAGAGATTTGAGACAATACACAGGAGGTCAGCAGGGTGGTACAATGAGGAAAGGGACAGAGCTTCAAGACAACGGCCAAGATTCAAGCCCTCGTGTTTGATCCTCCTTAAGTACCAACACAGATGAGTACGCCCTGTTTGACTCTCCAATAATGTGAACCTTGGACCATAGAGTAGAGACTAAATCCAGCCAACAAAAGCATACTGAACCGATTTTAATAGGCTAAGATTACCCTGAATCTATCAGGACAACATGTAACATCTGAATGCAAAAGGaaccaaaacacaacaaaaagctatattaatgttttatCCCACATGTGGCTGGTGTCTGAAAAATTACTATGCAAACCTGGAAAATCAGAGTTCACTCAGTTCACCACAGACTGTGTGCCTAAACATTGGCAGAGCAACACTGTCCCAACTTCTCCACAAACACATGTTGCACCACAGGAGAGTGCTGTGTAGGCTGCTAAAAGATTTTAAACATGTGACATGTTCAGGGTTTGCTGTTTAATTGCAAAAACTGTTTGAATGTTTTTCAATGTGTGAACATGTAAATGAATCAATAATTGGATTTGTGCATAAATTATTTCAATAGCAGGAACACAAACAATTTTGGAATTACGTGAGTCCTAACGAAAAACAACAATGCCCCTCCCAATCAATACTCCTACATCTATTTGTAACATATAGAGGCACATTAGGTTGTTAGACTTACATGCTTTTCTGGCTAAACAGGGGTGCTGGTCTGGCTCATGCAGAGATATGAGCCCTCTACCACCAACTGCTAGTCCTCCTGACAGCATGTCCCTCTTGGTCCAGGTCAGGTTCACCTGTCTGACAGAACCAttagcattacattacatacatttcaCTCATGACAACTGCTCATGTCTGTCAATTTAAATAGTGTAAACTGCAAGCTATGAGTTCTATAAACACAACATACTTGCGTCTCTCTTGGCTGAGGTGTGAATGACTGCCCTCTTCTTCTGTATCCGGCATTTCTGCTCCTCCTGTGATATCCTGGTCCTCATAGAGGCCACCATCCTGATCACCACAAAGCCCATTACTAACCTGTAagcgtgacacacacacacacacacacacacacacacacacacacacacacacacacacacacacacacacacacacacacacacacacacacacacacataaagcaaAAAGTACGTTACAATATATTCTGCTTATGTGTGTAAACATTACATTGGATCTGTATAAATATGATAgtaaaaacaagctaaaataaaCTGTGCATCTTAAACAGATTTGTCTTACTTTTTGGTGTGTATTTGGGCATTTTTTAATAAGAAGGTGTTTCTGGTTAGTATGAGTTCATCCTATTGACAAGCCTGCACCACCATTTCTTTCTCAACTTTTAAATCCACccaaccccacaggctaaaaaaaTAGCTGGATGGTCACCTGACTGTATGTGCCTCCATTCTGACAGAGTTGCATGGAGCCCATAGGGGCTGTGTGTGGCCGTGGCCTCAAGTTAAGGCCCAGGCCCATCAGCCCTGGAGTAGACAGCAGACACTGCAGCTCCACTATCAAGTCCTGTTGCTCCTGCAGCTTATCACTCTGAAACAGAAGGAAAGCAATTAAATGCGTAACATACAGTATCAGCTCAGGCAACGAACATAACGTGTGACAACGCATATTAGAGATGAATGTGGCTTGCCATGATTAAACTGTGAAACACTGCACTTATGGAAAAGACAATAATAGAATTCCATTGCGTCTCACCTGCTGCTTGTATTGCTCCATAGCATCCTCCAGAGCTGCTAAAAAGTCGGAGTTCTCGCCCTCCAGCCGCTGAATCTGTGCTTGAAGCAGCATAATACtatcctctttctctccatgcTCATGGCCCCACCTCTCCTCCACAGCCTCTGGATCCTGGGTAATATTTTTCATAACACATATAACACTTTTATGAACATATCAGTGCTGGGTGCCTGAAGTTCTGACTAAAACCTCTTTAAATATTTCCTTGTGAGTGTGAAAGAGACAAACCTGGTTCCTCTCAGAGGGTCTTCCTCTCCTTAACGCAACACTGTCTTCAGTGGAGCTGTTCTCGATGCCGCTGTCTGGTCCTGAGGCAGTGGTCAGTCCACTCCGCTCCTCCTCCACGGAGCACAGCCACTCCTTCACTCTCAGACTCTGTTCGGCAGTCAGAGCCCCTTCACTCTGCAGCTCCCGCAGCAACCTGTGATATATCATTATAGAAAATATGAAGGAAGGAAGCATCAATGcttcctaaacctaaactaatgaaaattaaacaaaatacacATCTGATGGTCAGGAGAGAGACCTGAGAGACACTCTACTGAATGAAGCCTGACATAGATGATACCGCTTATAGCTTTATGCCAACAAACTCCAGTGTTCACCAGAGAGCGTGTCATGTAGTCGTCTCAGCTCCTCAAGCTAACAAACCAGTGTAAACACGGAAACATGTCCCTGGCAATTTACTTCTCGTCAGCAGTGAGCTGCACTCTAAAATACAGGGGGAATGCTGATCGCAATGAAGAAATATGTCAATGCAATggcttttatgtatttttaatggaGTAGAGTTGTATTACACACAGATAGGAGCTACTCTATATTAGGTTTTGGCTAAACAGATACTGTAATAATTGTAAATTTGTTGTGGGTTTTGGCCTTTTTAAGGATTTgtagattgaaaaaaaaactcaataaaGTAACACCAGTATTCTTCTTTAAACTGAGTGAAAATTCTTCAAATTTATGCTAGCAATTGGATTTCATTTGGCTCACGTGGAATTAGGAAAGTTCGTATTATGGTCGTGGTTTGCTTGAACATTAAGTATTAGCAATAGAGTCAGAAAAGGACATGCACAATTAAAAATGATGAAGACTACATTTAACTTGATTAATCAATATGCTTTAACCTGTAAGCAGTGTCTGTACACGTCCTATAGTGGGCGCTCTGGGCTTGCAGTCTGCTGATCTCTCCCTCGCCAAGTCGAGGTCTTCGGTTTGCATCAGCGTGAGAAATGATGCGGGTCTCTGAACGCTGGCGGTTTTCCAGGGCTCGGCGAAGGGCCTTGATTTGTTGTTCCAGCCCCTCCACCCGATCTGGCTCACGCTTGCAGTTGACCATTGCCCGGTTCTGAATGTTTCTGGCCCTTGTCGCGTAGTTTAGTGTATTCAGGCTCTCGTCAAAGTCTGAGGAAGATGGGCTGATGCAGGCAATCATCAGTGTTTTTGAATTTCCTCCCAAAGAGTCTTTTAGGATCCTAGGTGAAACAAGGATTATATGAATTAAACCAAAGAgacattttacacaaatttCTGTTCAAGTGGTATGCTGCAGTATCTCATGAGCTTATTAAAAATGTACCTTGTGATTTTAGAATCTCTGTATGGTATGTGAGAGCCTTTCCTCTTAGGGTCCCCTAGTGCCCCGATAACATTTCCCAGagccagaagaccgctgttaaTCTGGATACTCTCTTTCAGTCTCTCTCCAGTGTTCCCCGTCTTTAAGATGCGCTCTGACCCCGCAAGGTCAACAAAGTGGAACTTGGAAGACAACATTTGTGGTCCAGGATTTGTAGCGGTCCCATAAAGGCGAGAGCTTCCCCGACGCTGGTCCATATACACAGTAAAAATGGTGTGTGACCGGCTGGAGTTTGGATTCATCTGGGTTGCACCAGTGTGCCTGGCTGTGTTTCCTGACTCTAGTAAACTCAACACCTCATCAAGACCCTCCACCTCGCACTCCTTTACGCCACACAAAACTATGAgtcacagagacaaaaacataaaatgcaaattcatacatacacaaaccACTTAAGTAAAATGCtgcataacaataacaatatctTAACCACAAAAGGCATGCTTAAAGACAAACTAGGTGGCCTATTCCATACCAATGTTGCCTTTATCCTCCCGGATGTGGATGTCCTTGCTGGCAGTCTCCACCTCCAGTAAGTCCTTGAACTCCTCTTTGTAGACCTCCAGATAGGAGACTCGAACAGAGAAGTCTGTGAGGTCATTTTCATCTAGAAGCTTGAAGACATCTGCAACAGCCCTGGGGATTATACCCTGCTCCTCATCTCTAAAGGAACctaaaaacacaattaaaacacGAATAATTGAATGCAATTATGTTACCGTAAAACTTGATTAGAGCACAGTGTGTACTGTCCAACTGATGAATGCTGTACTTTTTTTCTGATCTTGCTTTCTTTTGATTCGTCTTATGCAAAAGGACCTAACCTTAAACTTAGTTTTTAATACAGGATAAACTGAGCTAACAACAACTGAAATGGCCAATGGAAGAAAAGATCAAATAAATAACTTACAAATATTAGCTTCTCCAATGGTGTAAGTCTTGCCTGAGCCCGTCTGCCCATAAGCAAAGACTGTAGCATTGAAACCTTGAAAGAAGGCATCTATGAGTGGCTGAACAGACAAAGAATAAACCTCCTCTTGACAGCGAGTTTCTTCAAATAGGTAGTCGCAAAGGAAGTGCCGGTCGTGGCCCAGAGTAACACGACACAGCTCCGAGTCCACGGTAATACAGCTCTCGTGGCAATGTAAAAGCTCTTTAGGCAGGAGGGGACGCACTCGAACAGCTACTTGCACTGCAGAATAATCGCCTCTGCCTTGGCCACTGGGCACTTTGGGAGACATTTCTGCTGCACTGCTGGAGCTCTTCTGTGTTCCTCTGCTACATATGGATCATCTTTGGGCCACTAGAAGGAATAGAAATCACCTGTCaccagttttctttttctttttctaaatcTCATGTAATCTGGCTGAAGGATGTAATATGGCTACAAGTCAGAATGTGATTGATTACATGATAAGGCAATGAACCCACCTAGCAGCTCAAACATGATTTTTGTACAGGTAGGCAACTATTTTTGCCATAAAACCACATTGTACAACACTCTTTAACATAGGAGAGGGTAATatgaaaatatatacaatatcaaTAATAtacaaccagtggtggaatgttaccaagtacatttactcaagaattgtacttaagtaaacatTTGAGGTACCTGTACTTTAATTTAAtactatgttttattataaattaaactacccaacaatatacaggcctacaagtacagctgaaatgattagacaatTAAagacttagttgattgacagtaactgtttggattgtttccagtttctaaagtgtgaggatttttctgcattgagtacttttatttttaatactttaagtacatttacctcatgacacttacatacttttactaaagtaacattttcaatgaagaacttttacttgtagtagagtagttttacagtgtggtattagtagcctacttttactgaagtaaaggatctgaatacttcttccaccactgtataCAACATATTTGTGATATATTAACTATTCTGAAAAGTAGAAACTGCTATGGTAGATAAAATAACCAAAAAAGCAAATTTAATACCTGACAAATCAAGATACTTTATtgcattaatgttaaaaaaataaaaagttgccATAGAGCGTGGCCTGGCTCATTGGTTTCAGAGATAACGAAGAGACAGCTACCTCTGTATATATGGTATGGCACAATCTCCCTTTAAAACTCAACACATCCTGGAGCTGCTTTATCAAAAACCTTTAAGTGAAAATAACTGATCTAAAAAGATATGAGACATACATTTGACTTTTAAGACTATTTACAGAGGTGGCACTTCATGTATTTAGCTAGGACCTGTATGGGCCAGTCCCGAACTAGGCAACCCTTCTTGCGCTTAACGTTATTTTAAACACAGCACCCTACTAACTCATTTTGGTAGGGTTGATATACAATACATCAAAGttaaggacccctaaactgacacaaagtACAGTACCTCCATAGATTGTGTCCcatctgataggatttttgcttAGAAGTTTTGTTACAGGGGCGgtctctagctcacccagtaagagcgatCGCCCCATGTTGGCGGAGTCCTGCAGCGGTGTGGGTTCGAATcagacctgctgccctttgctgcatgttatcccccatctctctccccctttcatgtctatccactgtcacttcagaataaagggaaaagccccaaaaaaataatcttaaaaaaaaaaaagatacagaaagtgtatgaaacccatgaTCAAAATAGTtatacattctgtcattgtgttacctATTGATGTTACCTGAGGACTATACGTTTTGAttctgcctttttttaaatcaagtaactgttcatttcttacactgcactgtaacttttattttatatacctttcttattttattttagctgtTTAATATGATCTTTAATTAATGTTTTAACTGCTGTTTACACTTTgaaattgccttgttgctgaaaggctGCCTTGCCCTATTGTGAAAATAAAGTATTCCAATTTTTGATGCGGACCCTCTGGAACCCCCTCAATGTGGGGACCGGggacccctgggggtccccGGTCCCCACATTGAGAATCACTGCTATAAAGTAAGTTAAAGTTAACTTATTGTGGCCATGTTAGCAAGATGCAGTTAGCAAACCGAGGCCCCGTTACCACAGTTTAACGAAGTAAACACGTTAGGTACCGTTTTCCATAAGAAACACACGCATGTAGCTAGGCTTTTTCTAAATCTTCCTTAAAAAGAAGCTTCCCCAAATCTTacacgctagctagctaagctaaAGTTAGCAAGTTAGCCAGCCGTCCGAACAACAACATCAAAGCATGAGGATGAGGCTGGATATCGTTATCTAGAAGTGCTACTGAGCTACATTATCTCGTAAGAAATGGCTAACGTTAAACATCATGCATTGATTGGTAAGTTCTCGTAACCGCTACCAGTTAACACAACTTACTTTAATGTGGCAGAAGTTACACTAGGATGGATTCAGGATAACactggagttttttttctttttttttttttagtgtggaAGTTGAGGGGCTGGCAGGGGGGAGGAGCCCAAAAGTTTGGGCTGGATTTTGGGTGTGGTCTTGAAAGCATCATGGCTGAGAGGGCTCAATGCAAAAACTAGAGACGTATAACCTGTAGAGCTACAGAATTTAACACTATACAGATAATTACTACATATTTAGTAGGACCCCTTtgaaattcaattttttttcttctttttccttctgattattattattattctgtctTTGAGGGCAGAAATGAGGTGCTTGGGCTAAAAAGTTGTAAAACTTCGTACTGTCAGACATTTTTGCGATCTGATATGGGTCTAAGCAGCGTCGTACGACAGCATCCACTCTCATCCTCACTCTTCATATTCAACtactcagacacaaaaacagttcTTACAATTACACAATTAGTCCGTGGCAGGCAGATAAATATGTAAAATCTGCATGTGCGTGGTTAGTACAGTAATCAAgcaaatacaaatgttttcaAATCGCAGTGCCTTGTGTACATGTAAGCATTCACACAAAGAGTCCAATGTGATCTTCACTGagtagtagcctacattttgaaTATTAAGGCAGACTGTGAGTTGTTGTCTGATGAGTATTCTTATAACAACAATATCACTAGTCTTCCAAAGCATTCAAAATTTACTGTTGGCATTAGTTctgtttaaaaaacacaatttcatcctttgaaaaagggagaaaaaaggaaagattgTTAGCAAAATATTTATGAACATTATGATTTGAGTTCTTGCCTGTTCTGTGTCAGTGAGtgttacacgcacacacacaaacacacacacacacacacacacacacacacacacacacacacacacacacacacacacacacacacacacacacacacacacacacacacacacattcacactcactcACCTCTAATACCTAATAGTTCACCTACCAGTCTTCAGTGTCTGGGCATCCATATGGATTTCTGAAAATTATTTAATCTCACCTGCCTGTGCTGTTCCTCCGTGCAGTCAGCTATCTGTCAGTCAGGCCACTACGAACTGAGCGGTCTGGTGTTGTGTCCTTTATAGAGCAGCTCAGTGACAAGGGACCCGACAGCATCTTGACGTCACAAGTCTAGAGCCCTAAATGCTACTATACTTTGTATACCCTGGCACTTTCAGTCACATTACATTTGTGCACCTATGATATAACACTGCGCatatctaaaaataaaataataacctTATTAATGGGTGTCAGCTTGACTGCCGCCGTGTGAAAGTTAGGTGTCCTTGCCAATCAATGTTCACTGTCATCACACTTCATATCCAATCATCACCTAACCTTTGTCCTGTGGGTAGGCAGGTTCAAACACAAAGGCATGTAGTGCTCAAACTTGAtctgtgattgtgtgattgAGTGACATACTGTGTGCACCATGATGCTGGAAGGGTAGAAATTATAGCCAGGCCTCTGACCACATACACTACTGTTAATGAAGGTCCCAGCAGGGTTCAGCCATTGGGTATCTAATTGAACTTGTAGTGTGACTACATTTCATTATCAGTGCAATGTTCAGTCGGACTAAATCGATGCACCTTCCTCTCACGTGATACAGTAAGTGATTGTATTGGGACAGTGATGTGATCCTTCATGAACACAAATATGATAAGAGAACAATGATGCTGACAAGAtgaaaattcataaaaaatatgaaagatgacataaatgaaaatggtaaaattaagtACAGTTTATATCAATCTTCAGCTATATAAAACTAAAAAGTGAACAGTTTTGACAGTGACAAAAGAGACTTGAGGACAATCATCAAAAAGGACACACCAACAcctatttgaaatatttttctgCATCAAAACCTTTGATCAAA
This sequence is a window from Perca flavescens isolate YP-PL-M2 chromosome 1, PFLA_1.0, whole genome shotgun sequence. Protein-coding genes within it:
- the kif7 gene encoding kinesin-like protein kif7, translated to MSPKVPSGQGRGDYSAVQVAVRVRPLLPKELLHCHESCITVDSELCRVTLGHDRHFLCDYLFEETRCQEEVYSLSVQPLIDAFFQGFNATVFAYGQTGSGKTYTIGEANICSFRDEEQGIIPRAVADVFKLLDENDLTDFSVRVSYLEVYKEEFKDLLEVETASKDIHIREDKGNIVLCGVKECEVEGLDEVLSLLESGNTARHTGATQMNPNSSRSHTIFTVYMDQRRGSSRLYGTATNPGPQMLSSKFHFVDLAGSERILKTGNTGERLKESIQINSGLLALGNVIGALGDPKRKGSHIPYRDSKITRILKDSLGGNSKTLMIACISPSSSDFDESLNTLNYATRARNIQNRAMVNCKREPDRVEGLEQQIKALRRALENRQRSETRIISHADANRRPRLGEGEISRLQAQSAHYRTCTDTAYRLLRELQSEGALTAEQSLRVKEWLCSVEEERSGLTTASGPDSGIENSSTEDSVALRRGRPSERNQDPEAVEERWGHEHGEKEDSIMLLQAQIQRLEGENSDFLAALEDAMEQYKQQSDKLQEQQDLIVELQCLLSTPGLMGLGLNLRPRPHTAPMGSMQLCQNGGTYSQVSNGLCGDQDGGLYEDQDITGGAEMPDTEEEGSHSHLSQERRKQVNLTWTKRDMLSGGLAVGGRGLISLHEPDQHPCLARKASNSSTGETSVRESLKGFEGVSELGLFQAQQKIRELSVTIRMKEELIKELVKTGKDAQALNRQYSHKITALESEAVQARQELQEAQRQLQDLERQEREISTTDKTRAQECRRKIAAAQSKVQVLRQRQRDTARLANLPAQSERRVLELELSVQSMRQQQEQLQKRLRHESQQKRRLESEMQRRTHRVKELEIKNEQQQKILRIKTEEVAAFQRQRRSGSNGSVISLEEQQKIEDQKRWLDEEMERVLDQRKELEDLEGELTKREQILAKKEALLQERSGLETKRLRSSQALSKDLVTLTGRIESLERELSERNGLLRSSSAQDSEQIRQEISNLRQEKDSLLKQRVELDDKLRQGSLLSPEEERTLFQLDEAIEALDAAIEYKNEAITQRQRQLRASASMLSQWEMNLMAKLSYLSASETRALLCKYFDKVVSLREEERKLQLALAELEMQLDEQQKLVQWLENALDRTQLDTDRRLTQQQKEHERSVQLLLQQFREQIDEGLAGRQRQYEGWIHNLSKELNHYKAANLELSNKLREICGSVIQPKEHAKVGASDGKPAGIGSMEKLSRSPEDSPGGRGTCQSDKPSRSREEMRELVNTPLPSTWRRSSLPTEEPAIMEELWLRGAGDVPVNRVVQTGMGSWGGPASLPVVKSRRESRHSSLNIGQLTSNNSLIDVRKNPV